From one Amphiura filiformis chromosome 13, Afil_fr2py, whole genome shotgun sequence genomic stretch:
- the LOC140167530 gene encoding uncharacterized protein has translation MAKLSYTPSFLKSLNNSSLIPSPDIQEQCDDIQKYLKRTKRGCRGGRFRQKQITIIEGHRPSKTHHMPRPPSVLTPVRPELTNPLLTQKTYDYSTLPGFFLTNTRSALNKTDELDILLHQTDFDQIDIAVLTETWQSGMIPDEFLALDGFNLFTRTRAVKRGGGVAVYTRDNIPVTVLTDIKVPDELECIWLWVRPYRLPRQVSGIAVCAVYIPPESEHRDMLVDHIITTLDELKINHPDMGIALLGDFNRTDINPICRAHSLSQVVNKPTRKNAILDLIITNVKNLYKIPTVSSPVGLSDHNTIYWSPRNSRVIGGRVQKRNVRPLLKSRMHEFGRWITDHTWKEVLNAKSTQDKTDAFYSTVSSAIDTHFPSKVVKLHSSDKPWITPEIKNLIKKRQAAFTEGKTYLWRFLRNKVIRTISQAKKFYYRDRLQNLKNSDPSGWHKGIQMICNKNRQRPIISAPGIPQNDEKAIAEAINLNFASVSQSRPPVNHGELPAFLPSKPPPQIHVWEMYRELRKLNAKKSAGPDGLPGKLLKEFACEFSTPVADILNASFAESYVPQIWKDATIVPIPKEMPATSAKLRPISLTALLAKVSESFVSRWIVEDISSSIDRNQYGSIKGSSTTHCMIELLDVLYKGTDKANTVGTLVVTDFSKAFDCVDHTLAIQKLYNLGVRSELIPWIANFLTSRRHRVQYQSALSEWETLSCGVPQGTLLGPIIFIALINDASENAKACSFKYVDDLSLAEVRPANQPSQIDLDVQSLDDWANMNHLKLNPSKCKVMQICFKRQPPNPPDLVIAGKKLELVNETKILGLTVQSDLCWDLQVNSMISKSSRRIYMLSRLKRFGVPVEDLVSVYVGYVRPTVEYASPVWHGSITIQQTQRIERIQKRACRIILGSTYTSYTDALSLTGLQSLEERRHHLCCQFAKNCTTSEKYTHLFPFNKSSHGMCLRRSSTYHVPRYRTNRYGNSPIPYLTRLLNHQ, from the coding sequence ATGGCCAAGTTATCATACACACCCAGTTTCCTGAAAAGCCTGAACAATTCCAGTCTAATCCCAAGCCCCGATATCCAAGAACAATGTGATGACATCCAGAAATATCTGAAAAGAACTAAACGTGGTTGTCGGGGAGGACGCTTTCGCCAGAAACAAATCACTATCATTGAGGGACACAGACCCTCTAAAACTCACCATATGCCACGCCCCCCTTCTGTGCTGACCCCAGTTCGTCCAGAACTGACAAATCCATTACTGACTCAGAAAACTTATGATTATTCTACCCTACCTGGATTCTTCCTAACCAACACCCGATCAGCATTGAACAAAACAGATGAACTGGATATTCTTCTCCATCAGACAGATTTCGACCAGATTGACATTGCTGTGTTAACAGAAACCTGGCAGTCTGGCATGATCCCAGATGAATTCCTAGCACTGGATGGTTTTAATCTCTTCACCAGAACAAGAGCTGTCAAACGTGGAGGTGGAGTCGCAGTTTACACAAGAGACAATATCCCAGTAACTGTTTTAACTGATATCAAAGTTCCTGATGAGCTAGAGTGTATTTGGTTGTGGGTTCGCCCTTATCGATTACCACGTCAAGTATCGGGAATAGCGGTTTGCGCAGTCTACATCCCTCCTGAATCAGAACATCGTGATATGTTGGTCGACCACATAATTACAACTCTAGATGAACTCAAAATTAACCATCCTGACATGGGCATTGCCCTCCTAGGTGACTTCAATAGGACTGACATTAACCCCATTTGTCGAGCCCACTCTCTGAGTCAGGTTGTAAACAAACCAACTCGTAAGAATGCAATCTTAGACTTGATAATTACCAATGTTAAGAACTTGTACAAAATCCCTACTGTAAGTTCTCCTGTAGGTCTTAGTGACCATAACACCATCTACTGGTCTCCTAGAAATAGTAGAGTGATAGGAGGTAGAGTGCAAAAAAGAAATGTTAGACCTTTGCTCAAATCTCGTATGCATGAATTTGGGAGATGGATCACTGATCACACCTGGAAGGAGGTTCTTAATGCTAAAAGCACTCAGGACAAGACTGATGCTTTTTACTCCACTGTTAGTTCAGCCATTGATACCCATTTTCCATCTAAAGTGGTCAAACTCCACTCTAGTGATAAACCATGGATCACTCCTGAGATCAAAAACCTCATTAAGAAACGTCAAGCTGCTTTTACAGAGGGCAAAACCTACTTATGGCGTTTTCTTCGCAACAAAGTGATTCGTACCATTAGCCAAGCCAAAAAGTTCTATTATAGAGACCGTCTCCAGAACCTCAAAAACAGTGATCCATCAGGTTGGCACAAGGGCATCCAAATGATCTGCAACAAGAACAGGCAGCGCCCTATTATCTCTGCTCCTGGCATTCCCCAGAATGACGAGAAAGCAATTGCTGAAGCAATTAACCTGAACTTTGCTTCCGTTTCGCAAAGTAGGCCTCCTGTCAATCATGGCGAATTACCTGCTTTCTTGCCTTCCAAACCTCCACCTCAAATTCATGTCTGGGAGATGTATAGAGAATTGAGAAAATTGAATGCTAAGAAATCAGCCGGTCCTGATGGACTGCCAGGTAAACTTTTAAAGGAGTTTGCATGTGAGTTTAGTACCCCCGTTGCTGACATACTTAATGCATCCTTTGCTGAGAGTTATGTCCCCCAAATATGGAAGGATGCCACTATTGTGCCTATCCCTAAAGAAATGCCAGCAACAAGTGCTAAGCTCAGGCCTATCTCCCTAACTGCTCTTCTGGCTAAGGTCAGTGAAAGTTTTGTATCCAGATGGATAGTTGAGGATATTTCCAGCTCAATTGATCGTAATCAGTATGGGAGCATTAAAGGATCCTCAACTACTCACTGTATGATAGAACTTCTCGATGTGCTCTACAAGGGTACTGATAAAGCTAACACAGTCGGTACGTTGGTGgtgacggacttctccaaggcTTTCGACTGCGTCGACCACACTCTGGCCATACAGAAGCTGTATAACCTTGGTGTTAGAAGTGAGCTCATCCCATGGATTGCCAATTTCCTCACATCCCGGCGTCATAGAGTgcaatatcaatctgcactatcTGAGTGGGAGACTCTTTCATGTGGCGTGCCACAAGGCACCTTACTGGGTCCCATTATTTTTATTGCTCTTATCAATGATGCTTCTGAAAATGCCAAAGCTTGCAGCTTCAAGTATGTCGACGACCTGAGCCTTGCGGAAGTCCGTCCTGCCAACCAGCCTTCTCAGATAGATTTGGATGTCCAGAGCCTGGATGATTGGGCCAACATGAACCACCTCAAGCTTAATCCCTCCAAATGTAAGGTTATGCAAATCTGCTTCAAAAGGCAGCCGCCCAACCCACCTGATCTTGTTATTGCTGGAAAAAAGCTTGAGTTGGTGAATGAAACCAAGATTCTAGGCCTTACTGTTCAGTCAGACCTATGCTGGGACTTACAAGTCAACAGTATGATTTCTAAAAGCAGTCGCAGAATTTACATGCTAAGCAGACTGAAGCGTTTTGGAGTACCCGTGGAGGACCTTGTTTCTGTGTACGTGGGATATGTTCGTCCCACTGTTGAGTATGCTTCGCCTGTATGGCACGGCAGTATCACCATCCAGCAAACTCAACGGATTGAAAGAATCCAAAAAAGGGCCTGCCGCATCATTCTTGGTTCAACATATACCTCGTACACAGATGCATTGTCCCTCACGGGTCTCCAATCGCTTGAAGAAAGGCGTCACCACCTTTGCTGTCAATTTGCAAAGAATTGTACCACCTCTGAGAAATATACTCACCTGTTCCCTTTCAACAAGAGTTCCCATGGTATGTGTCTTAGAAGATCCAGCACTTACCATGTCCCAAGGTACAGGACCAATAGATATGGTAACAGTCCCATTCCTTACCTCACAAGGCTTCTTAACCATCAGTAA